TTCTGTCGGCTTCGTCGGGCTTTTCGGTAACCTACGATATCGTAGAGCTTAACGCTTCTGCCATGAAGCTAAAGGTCACCAACACTTCGCAAGGCACTACCAGCACGCAGGAGGTAACGTTTGCTGCTTTCTAGCTTGCGGTGGCCGCCTAACTAAACCGCCCCGCCTGGCCAAGCCAGGCGGGGCGGTTTGCGTTGCGCCAAGCACCTAGGGCGCTGCTAATGCGCCTGCAGCCAGTTGGTGCCGGTGCCGATTTCTACCTCCAGGGGTACTTGCATGGGCAAGGCATCCACCATCAGGCGCTTGATGTGGGGCTGAATGAACTCTACTTCCTCCTTGGGCGCGTCGAACACCAATTCGTCGTGCACCTGCAGAATCATGCGCGTGGCCAGCTTTTCCTGCTGAATCCAGTCGTGTATGTGGATCATGGCCACCTTAATGATGTCGGCCGCGGTGCCCTGAATCGGCGCGTTGATGGCATTGCGCTCGGTGTATCCGCGCAGCGTGGCGTTGCGCGAGTTGATGTCGCGCAGGTAGCGGCGCCGACCTAGGAGCGTTTCGGCGTACTCCAGGTCGCGGGCCTTCTGAATGCTGGCATCCATGTACTGCTTCACGGCCGGAAACTCCTCGAAGTAGGCTTCAATGAGGTCTTGTGCCTCCTTGCGCGGAATGCTCAGGCGCTGCGCCAAACCAAAGGCCGAAATGCCGTAGATGATGCCGAAGTTGGCCGTTTTGGCCTTGCGGCGCATATCCGAGTCAACCTGATCAAGCGAAACCTTGAAGATTTTGCTCGCGGTGCTGGTGTGGATGTCGATGCCCTGGCGGAACGACTCGATCATGGTCGGATCTTGCGAGAACGAAGCCATGATGCGCAGCTCAATCTGCGAGTAATCGGCCGCTACCAGCAGGTGGTCGGCGTCGCGCGGCACGAAAGCCCGGCGGATTTCGCGGCCTTTCTCCGTCCGAATCGGGATGTTCTGCAGGTTGGGGTTGGTGCTGCTTAGGCGCCCCGTAGCCGTTACGGCCTGGTTGAACGAGGTATGAATGCGGCCGTCCATTTCGCACACCAGCTGCGGCAGCGCATCCACGTAGGTGCTCTTGAGCTTGGTAAGCTGGCGGTGCTCCAGAATAAGCGCCGCAATGGGGTGGTCGGCGGCCAGCACGCTCAAAATTTCCTCGCCGGTGGCGTATTGGCCCGTTTTGGTTTTCTTGGGTTTGCCGCCGATCTGCAGCTTATCGAACAGCACCTCGCCCAGCTGCTTGGGCGAGCCTATGTTGAACGGTTCGCCGGCCACCTTGAAGATTTGGTCCTCTACCTCTTTCACGTAGCCTTGCAGCTGCACCGAGTAGTCGGCCAGCGCCGATGAGTCGATTCGAACGCCTTCGTACTCCACCGCGGCCAGCACGCGCGCCAGCGGGTTCTCCACGTCGGTGAGCAGGGGCAGCAGGCCTTGCTCGCGCAGCTTGGGCTCGAACACGTGCTTAAGCTGCAGGGTCACGTCGGCGTCTTCGCAGGCGTAATCCTTTACCTGAGCCGGCGGCACATCGGCCATGGTTTTCTGGTTTTTGCCCTTCGGGCCGATAAGCTCCAGAATGCTGATGGGCGCGTAGTGCAGGTAGGTTTCGGCCAGCACATCCATGCCGTGGCGCATGTCGGGCTCCAGCAGGTAGTGGGCCAGCATGGTGTCGAACAGCGGCCCTTTCACCTCGGCGTGGTAGTGCTTGAGGATGAGCAGATCATACTTGATGTTCTGGCCGATCTTGGTGATGCTTTCGGCCTCGAAGAAGGGGCGGAACTCGTCCACGATCTGCTGCGCCGCGTCGTGGTCATCGGGCGGCACGGGCACGTAGTAGGCTTCGCCCTCGCGCCAGCAAAACGACAAGCCCACCAACCGGGCCGTCATGGTGTCGAGGCCGGTGGTTTCGGTGTCAAAGCTGACTTCCTTCTGCTTCAGCAGAAACTGCAGCAGGCTGCGGCGGGCGCCGGGCGTATCGACGAGGTGGTAGGAGTGGGCCACGTCGTCGATGGAGCGGCGGGCGCCGGAGTGTACGGGCTCGTCGAGCTCTATTTCGTCGATGTCGGCGCCTTCGGCCACGCGCTTCAGCACCTCGTCGCTGGGGCCGTCGAACAAGCCGGGGGCGGCTGCTACCCTAGGTCGGCGGGCGCCGCGGGTGCCACCGGTGGTTACGCCGCCCGCGCCCGAGCCGGCGTTGCTGAGAATACGGGCGG
The sequence above is drawn from the Hymenobacter sp. YIM 151858-1 genome and encodes:
- the polA gene encoding DNA polymerase I → MTDAAPKKLFLLDAFALIYRSHFAFSKNPRINSKGLNTGAILGFTNTLVEVLQKEKPTHIGVAFDAAKKTFRHESFADYKAHRQAMPEDIGVAIPYIKQIIQAFRIPILIMDGYEADDVIGTLAQQAEKQGFEVFMMTPDKDYCQLVTEHIKQYRPAFMGNAAEVYDIARVQEKFGVERVEQVIDILGLMGDASDNIPGIPGIGEKTARALVQQFGSVENLIANTDKLKGKQRENVETYAQQGLMSKELATIHTSVPIDFDPDALVVERPDEQALSSLFDELEFRQLAARILSNAGSGAGGVTTGGTRGARRPRVAAAPGLFDGPSDEVLKRVAEGADIDEIELDEPVHSGARRSIDDVAHSYHLVDTPGARRSLLQFLLKQKEVSFDTETTGLDTMTARLVGLSFCWREGEAYYVPVPPDDHDAAQQIVDEFRPFFEAESITKIGQNIKYDLLILKHYHAEVKGPLFDTMLAHYLLEPDMRHGMDVLAETYLHYAPISILELIGPKGKNQKTMADVPPAQVKDYACEDADVTLQLKHVFEPKLREQGLLPLLTDVENPLARVLAAVEYEGVRIDSSALADYSVQLQGYVKEVEDQIFKVAGEPFNIGSPKQLGEVLFDKLQIGGKPKKTKTGQYATGEEILSVLAADHPIAALILEHRQLTKLKSTYVDALPQLVCEMDGRIHTSFNQAVTATGRLSSTNPNLQNIPIRTEKGREIRRAFVPRDADHLLVAADYSQIELRIMASFSQDPTMIESFRQGIDIHTSTASKIFKVSLDQVDSDMRRKAKTANFGIIYGISAFGLAQRLSIPRKEAQDLIEAYFEEFPAVKQYMDASIQKARDLEYAETLLGRRRYLRDINSRNATLRGYTERNAINAPIQGTAADIIKVAMIHIHDWIQQEKLATRMILQVHDELVFDAPKEEVEFIQPHIKRLMVDALPMQVPLEVEIGTGTNWLQAH